A single Spiroplasma floricola 23-6 DNA region contains:
- the potA gene encoding spermidine/putrescine ABC transporter ATP-binding protein: MNNNNNILEIRNLTKSYDGKVVLKGVSFNIKEGEFITLLGPSGCGKTTTLNIIGGREKQDSGELLFEGKDLTPIPSNKRQINTIFQNYALFPHYDVYDNIAYGLRIKRMKEDLITKEVMQYIKKFSLEGMENKRVHELSGGQKQRVAIARALILKPKILLLDEPMSALDVQLRKRMQDELKELQEEIGITFILVTHDQEEALTLSDRIVVMNDGQIQQIGSPEEIYNEPENRWVANFIGVSNVIDDGEFVKDLKVKFDGKEFDSTDKGFGENETNIDIVLRPEDLQILPPNKGYFNGTVENIIFKGVHYEITIKTENRFYTVHTTEFHDFDKKVSIKWNPEDLHVMWKEIDE; this comes from the coding sequence ATGAACAACAATAATAATATTTTAGAGATTAGAAATCTTACTAAAAGTTATGATGGAAAAGTTGTTTTAAAAGGTGTTAGTTTTAATATTAAAGAAGGAGAATTTATAACTCTTTTAGGACCCTCAGGGTGTGGAAAAACAACTACTTTAAATATTATTGGAGGAAGAGAAAAACAAGACTCTGGTGAATTACTATTTGAAGGAAAAGATTTAACTCCTATTCCAAGTAATAAAAGACAAATTAACACAATCTTTCAAAACTATGCTCTTTTCCCTCATTATGATGTTTACGATAATATTGCTTATGGATTAAGAATTAAAAGAATGAAAGAAGATTTAATTACAAAAGAAGTAATGCAATATATTAAAAAATTTTCATTAGAAGGTATGGAAAATAAAAGAGTTCATGAATTAAGTGGTGGTCAAAAACAACGTGTGGCTATTGCAAGAGCTCTTATTTTGAAACCCAAAATTCTACTTTTAGATGAACCAATGTCAGCTCTTGATGTGCAATTAAGAAAAAGAATGCAAGATGAATTAAAAGAATTACAAGAAGAAATCGGAATTACTTTTATTTTAGTTACTCATGATCAAGAAGAGGCTTTAACACTAAGTGATAGAATTGTAGTTATGAATGATGGACAAATTCAACAAATTGGTTCACCAGAAGAAATTTATAATGAACCTGAAAACAGATGAGTTGCTAATTTTATAGGAGTTTCAAATGTAATTGATGATGGAGAATTTGTAAAAGATTTAAAAGTAAAATTTGATGGAAAAGAATTTGACTCTACTGATAAAGGTTTTGGAGAAAATGAAACCAATATTGATATAGTTTTAAGACCAGAAGATTTACAAATATTGCCACCAAATAAAGGCTATTTTAATGGTACTGTAGAAAATATAATTTTCAAAGGTGTACATTATGAAATTACTATTAAAACAGAAAATAGATTTTATACAGTGCATACAACAGAATTTCATGATTTTGATAAAAAAGTTTCTATTAAGTGAAATCCAGAAGATTTACATGTAATGTGAAAAGAAATAGATGAATAA
- a CDS encoding uracil-xanthine permease family protein, with product MVEDKKIDLVLEPHQRPKNFGQWAILSIQHVFAMFGATVLVPIVISQIAGEEVINISMALFCSGIGTLIYIALTMAKVPIYLGSSFAYMTVLGAGWKQWHNSIFIAVFAVGVVYIIMGFVIHWTGIKWIKKAFSPIVVGPIIITIGLSAVPSALGNIGFVAGTATNNDGSVANAWGNYPQWLAIIIGVVTFLVATICMLKAKSFLKVIPILMALAIGYVLCIILHFSLIKTDYNIIQTEYITNTKEWQWYPSFKKVWDVDPKTIGPALVAIVPISMVTMVEHLGDHINIGTMTGRDFIKNPGISKTLIADGVAMSFAGLIGGPANATYAENTSVVGLTKVASVWVTGLAAVFAIIMSFIAPINQIIRMIPAPVMGGISLMLFGMIASNGIKIMLDAKVDLKNAKNLVVLSVILAIGVGMSIMQKDIELGSFHITGLFLATFLGVTLNLLLPNHDNAGILSIFKRTKKNDKNKE from the coding sequence ATGGTAGAAGATAAAAAAATAGATTTAGTTCTTGAACCACATCAGAGACCCAAAAACTTTGGTCAATGAGCTATTTTATCTATTCAACATGTATTTGCTATGTTTGGTGCCACTGTTTTAGTACCAATAGTTATTAGTCAAATAGCAGGTGAAGAGGTAATTAATATTTCTATGGCCTTATTTTGTTCTGGGATAGGAACATTAATTTATATAGCTTTAACAATGGCAAAAGTTCCTATTTATTTAGGAAGTAGTTTTGCTTATATGACAGTGCTTGGAGCAGGTTGAAAGCAATGACATAATTCAATTTTTATTGCTGTATTTGCAGTTGGTGTTGTTTATATAATTATGGGATTTGTAATTCATTGAACAGGAATTAAATGAATTAAAAAAGCCTTTTCACCAATTGTAGTTGGTCCTATAATAATAACTATTGGACTTAGTGCAGTTCCAAGTGCTCTTGGAAATATTGGATTTGTAGCTGGAACAGCTACAAATAATGATGGAAGTGTTGCAAATGCATGAGGTAATTATCCTCAATGATTGGCAATTATAATTGGTGTTGTAACATTTCTTGTAGCTACAATTTGTATGTTGAAAGCAAAGAGTTTCTTGAAAGTAATTCCAATTCTTATGGCTTTAGCAATTGGATATGTATTATGCATAATCTTGCACTTTAGTTTAATAAAAACTGATTATAATATTATTCAAACTGAATATATTACAAACACAAAAGAATGACAATGATATCCTAGTTTTAAAAAAGTATGAGATGTAGATCCAAAAACTATTGGTCCTGCTCTTGTAGCAATTGTTCCAATATCAATGGTTACAATGGTAGAACATTTGGGAGATCATATAAATATTGGAACTATGACAGGAAGAGATTTTATAAAAAATCCTGGAATAAGTAAAACATTAATTGCTGATGGAGTGGCAATGAGTTTTGCAGGTTTAATTGGAGGTCCAGCAAACGCAACATATGCAGAAAACACAAGTGTTGTGGGTTTAACAAAAGTTGCAAGTGTTTGAGTAACTGGTCTTGCTGCTGTGTTTGCCATAATTATGAGTTTTATAGCTCCAATCAATCAGATAATTAGAATGATTCCAGCTCCAGTAATGGGTGGAATAAGTTTAATGCTATTTGGAATGATTGCTTCTAATGGAATTAAAATAATGCTAGATGCAAAAGTAGATTTGAAAAATGCAAAGAATCTTGTTGTCTTATCAGTAATTTTAGCTATCGGTGTAGGTATGTCAATAATGCAAAAAGATATTGAATTAGGTTCATTCCACATTACAGGATTATTCTTAGCAACATTTTTAGGAGTAACTTTAAATTTATTACTTCCAAATCACGATAATGCAGGTATTTTGAGTATTTTTAAAAGAACCAAAAAGAATGATAAAAATAAAGAATAA
- a CDS encoding alpha/beta hydrolase, producing the protein MFKYKKYRYNFVKIIITILLLPLIIFKSNKVFSNYKMFCYTYPRFGKYESKNGEYKNLETETNCLDYYYWDIKKMNIKQNSFSKQNLKEFSIDTSKGPISCLQAKNKNSKKWVIGLHGWTEDKYLALRLTSHFYDQGYNVLTFDSFAHGKTYGEYTDIGFSSVEIINSIINFLKAEDDISVIGLIGNSMGASTSILYSQIGKYKVDWVVADCGFSDIKTQYRYYVQNNFLKKSWLFNTFRFTSKFSKLTKTNQSKYNLLKKMRENKNIPIFFIHAKGDTFIPFEMSLTMFNKKIKFEKDVISQFWNPIGSEHVYVLSDYNDEYISKTLFFAKESEKNKNETK; encoded by the coding sequence TTGTTTAAATATAAAAAATATAGATATAATTTTGTAAAAATTATTATAACAATATTGTTACTTCCGCTAATAATTTTCAAATCAAATAAAGTTTTTAGTAATTATAAGATGTTTTGTTATACTTATCCACGTTTTGGAAAATATGAATCAAAAAATGGAGAGTATAAAAATTTAGAAACTGAAACTAATTGCTTGGATTACTATTATTGAGATATAAAAAAAATGAATATTAAGCAAAACTCTTTTTCCAAACAAAATTTAAAAGAATTTTCAATTGATACATCTAAAGGTCCAATTAGCTGTTTGCAAGCAAAAAATAAAAATAGTAAAAAATGAGTTATTGGTTTACATGGATGAACAGAAGATAAGTATTTAGCTTTAAGACTTACAAGTCATTTTTACGATCAAGGTTATAATGTATTAACATTTGATTCATTTGCTCATGGAAAAACTTATGGTGAATATACTGATATTGGATTTTCCAGTGTGGAGATAATTAACTCAATAATTAATTTTTTAAAAGCAGAAGATGATATATCAGTTATTGGTTTAATTGGAAATAGTATGGGAGCTTCAACTTCTATTCTTTATTCACAAATTGGAAAATATAAAGTTGACTGAGTTGTAGCTGATTGTGGTTTTAGTGATATTAAAACACAATATAGATATTACGTTCAAAATAACTTTTTAAAAAAATCTTGATTATTTAATACATTTAGATTTACTTCTAAGTTTAGTAAATTGACAAAAACAAATCAAAGTAAATATAATTTACTTAAAAAAATGAGGGAAAATAAAAATATACCTATATTTTTTATTCATGCAAAAGGAGATACTTTTATTCCTTTTGAAATGAGCTTAACTATGTTTAATAAAAAAATAAAGTTTGAGAAAGATGTAATAAGTCAATTTTGAAATCCAATCGGATCAGAGCATGTATATGTTTTAAGTGATTATAATGATGAATATATTTCAAAGACTTTATTTTTTGCAAAAGAAAGTGAAAAAAATAAAAATGAAACAAAATAA
- a CDS encoding Cof-type HAD-IIB family hydrolase: MIKLITLDVDGTLVKRKNKVSKSNIEAIKEARKQGIKICIATGRNITRTEGVAKSIGIDLAQEYLITLNGGAVYKYDGNSVPNLIEEHLFTLEDFKFIYDKAKENKLSTFSYAKDPKISYVVKKNLFTYVLKKVSHRKLIKYDRNTIKDTSYKIIVYGNSNGIAKLKEEIKDKEYEMFSWSYVPHSSNIEINPKGVDKLYSLQKIAKIYGIKPEEIMYFGDGDNDKRSLDWVGHSVAMGNSKKDLKSIVKNTTKSNKKHGVAYWIKKEILK; the protein is encoded by the coding sequence TTGATTAAGTTAATAACGCTTGATGTTGATGGAACATTAGTTAAAAGAAAGAATAAAGTCTCAAAATCAAACATAGAAGCAATTAAAGAAGCAAGAAAACAAGGGATAAAAATTTGTATTGCAACAGGTAGGAATATAACTAGAACAGAAGGAGTGGCTAAATCAATTGGTATAGATTTAGCGCAAGAATATTTGATAACTCTTAATGGCGGAGCAGTTTACAAGTATGATGGAAATTCTGTTCCTAATTTAATAGAGGAACATTTATTTACTTTAGAAGATTTTAAATTTATTTATGATAAAGCTAAAGAAAATAAATTAAGTACTTTTAGTTATGCAAAAGATCCAAAAATTTCTTATGTGGTTAAAAAAAATCTATTTACATATGTTTTAAAAAAGGTTTCACATCGAAAACTTATAAAATATGATAGAAATACAATAAAAGATACTTCATATAAAATAATAGTTTATGGAAATTCAAATGGTATTGCTAAATTAAAAGAAGAAATTAAAGATAAAGAATATGAAATGTTTTCTTGAAGTTACGTACCGCATTCTTCAAATATTGAAATAAACCCAAAAGGTGTAGATAAATTATATTCACTACAAAAAATTGCAAAAATCTATGGAATTAAACCAGAAGAAATTATGTATTTTGGAGATGGAGACAATGATAAAAGATCTTTGGATTGAGTTGGTCATAGTGTTGCAATGGGAAACTCAAAAAAGGATTTAAAAAGTATTGTCAAAAATACAACTAAATCAAATAAAAAACATGGAGTTGCTTATTGAATAAAAAAGGAAATTTTAAAATAA
- a CDS encoding ABC transporter permease translates to MILITISVVFTSTFGIVSSNLVKKNNEINRNYEKFDYSFRYTSSAYKSNDTQTFTPWFAFNIELIENQKGNYFPTLTFGEKGVLKNYIFTEGCEKNETQCYESSYIKDGNKEFINFHFGDVESKLSSDKTKPYIPNSEKAVLNYTTEQKIDIVRKAEFGDLFRFNLDSENFKNSLIGKLYEKYNSFRDEKLSKEGEKTALDIFNYMFYLNNSAITDSIKLDLLDFMKTNNNPEDYFKNKTLGEIDQSGNYRFTKNPIKVDGKKAWNNEEVNLFSNNASFYINKFDNKNIFYTKLNNNGYIISDNHLIHRNWFSTYFNLLGDLTNFKIRSSNEAVKWDSEGKKYRYISSFYNTSVIGSDKKETHFYNEDILKIYTRTYNENSLTENSFLTSSGYAKYHDMELGKTYNIFPGSDKKYVMDGTAVDSLNIYPTIYEEDLLTNQENEAIYYISSTIFSKQFNQEGEEKSYQDVSRTYLTYNKKPKKHKKHINEMKEDINLFQTYFADNVSNLNKVRDSITSTNKSEKLSRAKFQAYAETKLLNMRNSLFFGVVRFFLYLAIIFCIIFALSLCFVVYNIFKKILISQRSQIGNLKSLGVSNSKIIFNYILYMTFPIIFLVPIGWAISLFLQTSLMNIFERYFNISSTFSINWQLLLIELLAFIGIISLLVFVTSYFTVKQSPLVLLQPSKSHKPNLVISKFFSKIKINHFTSKLRLIIISSAVKDLTIFFLILFFSSSVITAASLAPHTLKNMKNEYYRNIKYNNDFNYSGIVVNNPLTRYSFYQMDEKNKAKSNLNASVFNPLIGVDNKYKDLYDYNYWNSDQIKKAEFRKNFENIVYNNILTFKGGTLSTGIMDQMVEISNKIDNSSSKLVQTTFNNFSCTVIPQLFGQSPITEESNYNSCIKSTSNNILPSTIKELWDKDDNEFKNFTFNFSNISVDKDKDEMYTRFNSKVDNLKNTPVTIYGLNLDSNLNNVIIKNKNKIKYDESLEYIPVLINKKTVLEGIKIGDEFNLNTPSQFLSTVDQNNQLNVLNSDSWKYQNDNLYSMDLSRFTYLSDQRNNLYFKKSDNEYSKYYNMANIELHIRKSLMDDNALFEKVNQEYKEYSNKQNIFTESSDKQSYVVKPFDIYTYEKDGITQKEIGLETLMMGGTNNWFNIALKNGLLTNKLVDLKGYKKIKVVGIEQLYDGNKLYMDQLYANKLMGINESFDIRKNFENGSSISIWSNAKMSNNIQNADQMQRLILNTFNGNNATLGFDKYMDQAIGSADYINIKKIAMNNLITSIVSLSVIFISLSLITAIIIIYLITDMFVGRYKRFMSYMRIQGYSMKEINSIMLWIFLPITILAVVIGILTILSQIFLIIPKVLLSINIAVPMIIGWEVIPIVLVSGVLIFLLGYIVVMLSIKRTKLSSLIGNE, encoded by the coding sequence AAATTATATTTTCACTGAAGGTTGTGAGAAAAATGAAACTCAGTGTTATGAAAGCTCATATATAAAAGATGGTAATAAAGAATTTATAAATTTCCACTTTGGTGATGTAGAGTCAAAATTGAGCAGTGATAAAACTAAACCATATATTCCAAATTCTGAAAAAGCAGTTTTAAATTATACCACTGAACAAAAAATAGATATTGTAAGAAAAGCTGAGTTTGGAGATCTTTTTAGATTTAATTTGGATTCAGAAAATTTTAAAAACTCATTAATTGGTAAATTATATGAGAAATATAATAGTTTTAGAGACGAGAAATTATCTAAAGAGGGTGAAAAAACAGCTTTAGATATATTTAACTATATGTTTTATTTAAACAACTCTGCTATAACTGACTCAATAAAATTAGATTTATTAGATTTTATGAAAACTAATAATAATCCAGAAGATTATTTTAAAAATAAGACTTTAGGAGAGATTGATCAAAGCGGAAATTATAGATTTACGAAAAATCCAATAAAAGTTGATGGTAAGAAAGCTTGAAATAATGAAGAGGTTAATCTTTTCTCAAACAATGCAAGTTTCTATATAAATAAATTTGATAATAAAAATATTTTTTATACAAAATTAAATAACAATGGTTATATTATTTCAGATAATCATTTAATACATAGAAATTGATTTTCTACATACTTTAATTTATTAGGAGATTTAACTAATTTTAAAATTAGATCTTCAAATGAAGCAGTTAAATGAGATTCAGAGGGGAAAAAATATAGATATATATCTTCTTTTTACAATACAAGTGTGATAGGTTCTGATAAAAAAGAAACTCACTTTTATAATGAAGATATATTAAAAATTTATACAAGAACATATAATGAAAATAGTTTAACAGAAAACTCATTTTTAACATCAAGTGGATATGCAAAATATCATGATATGGAGTTAGGAAAAACTTATAATATTTTTCCTGGCTCTGATAAAAAATATGTAATGGATGGAACTGCTGTTGATTCATTAAACATATATCCTACAATTTATGAAGAAGATTTACTAACAAATCAAGAAAATGAAGCTATTTATTATATTAGTAGCACAATTTTTAGTAAACAGTTTAATCAAGAGGGAGAAGAGAAAAGCTATCAAGATGTTAGTAGAACTTATTTAACTTATAATAAAAAACCAAAAAAACATAAAAAGCATATAAATGAAATGAAAGAAGATATAAATTTATTTCAAACATATTTTGCAGATAATGTTTCTAATTTAAATAAAGTAAGAGATAGTATTACTTCAACTAACAAATCAGAAAAATTATCAAGAGCTAAATTCCAAGCTTATGCAGAAACAAAATTACTAAACATGAGAAATAGTTTATTTTTTGGAGTGGTTAGGTTTTTTCTATACTTGGCAATAATATTTTGTATTATATTTGCTCTATCTCTTTGTTTTGTAGTTTATAATATTTTTAAAAAAATTCTTATTTCACAAAGAAGTCAGATAGGAAATTTAAAATCTTTGGGTGTATCAAATTCTAAAATTATATTTAACTATATTTTATATATGACCTTTCCAATAATTTTTTTAGTACCTATTGGCTGAGCAATAAGTTTGTTTTTACAAACTTCTCTTATGAATATTTTTGAGAGATATTTTAATATTTCTTCAACTTTTTCAATTAATTGGCAGTTATTATTAATTGAATTATTAGCTTTTATAGGTATTATTTCTTTATTAGTTTTTGTTACGAGTTACTTTACTGTAAAACAAAGTCCTTTGGTACTGTTACAACCAAGTAAAAGTCATAAACCTAATTTAGTAATTTCTAAATTCTTTTCAAAAATAAAAATAAATCATTTTACTTCAAAATTAAGATTAATAATTATATCTTCTGCTGTAAAAGATTTAACAATATTCTTTTTAATACTTTTCTTTTCAAGCTCTGTAATAACAGCAGCTTCATTAGCTCCACATACATTGAAAAACATGAAAAATGAGTACTATAGAAATATTAAATATAATAATGATTTTAATTACTCTGGAATTGTTGTAAATAACCCATTAACAAGATATTCTTTTTATCAAATGGATGAAAAGAATAAAGCTAAAAGTAATTTAAACGCCTCTGTATTTAATCCCTTAATTGGAGTAGATAATAAATACAAAGATTTATATGATTACAACTATTGAAATTCAGATCAAATTAAAAAGGCCGAGTTTAGAAAGAATTTTGAAAATATAGTTTATAACAATATTTTAACTTTTAAAGGTGGAACTCTTTCAACAGGTATTATGGATCAAATGGTAGAGATATCTAATAAGATTGATAACTCATCATCGAAATTAGTTCAAACAACTTTTAATAACTTTTCTTGTACAGTAATTCCTCAATTATTTGGTCAATCACCTATAACAGAAGAGTCAAATTATAATAGTTGTATTAAAAGTACATCTAATAATATCTTGCCTTCAACTATAAAAGAGCTTTGAGATAAAGATGATAACGAGTTTAAAAACTTTACATTTAATTTCTCAAATATCTCTGTTGATAAAGATAAAGATGAAATGTATACAAGATTTAACTCTAAAGTTGATAATTTAAAAAATACTCCAGTTACTATTTATGGTTTAAATTTGGATTCAAATTTAAATAATGTAATTATTAAAAATAAAAATAAAATTAAATATGATGAGTCTTTAGAGTATATTCCAGTGTTAATTAATAAAAAAACTGTTTTAGAAGGTATAAAAATTGGAGATGAATTCAATTTAAATACACCATCTCAGTTTTTATCAACAGTGGATCAAAATAATCAACTAAATGTTTTAAATTCAGATTCATGAAAATATCAAAATGATAATTTATATTCAATGGATTTAAGTAGATTTACATATTTGAGTGATCAAAGAAATAACTTATATTTTAAAAAATCAGATAATGAATATTCAAAATATTATAATATGGCAAATATAGAACTTCATATTAGAAAAAGTTTAATGGATGATAATGCTTTATTTGAAAAAGTAAATCAAGAATACAAAGAGTATTCAAATAAACAAAATATTTTTACTGAAAGCAGTGATAAACAATCTTATGTAGTTAAACCCTTTGATATTTATACTTATGAAAAGGATGGAATAACTCAAAAAGAAATAGGTTTAGAAACATTAATGATGGGAGGAACAAATAATTGATTTAATATAGCTTTAAAAAATGGACTATTAACAAATAAACTTGTAGATTTAAAAGGCTATAAAAAAATAAAAGTCGTTGGTATTGAGCAATTATATGATGGCAATAAATTATATATGGATCAATTGTATGCAAATAAATTAATGGGTATTAATGAAAGTTTTGATATAAGAAAAAACTTTGAAAATGGTTCATCAATTAGCATATGAAGTAATGCAAAAATGAGTAATAATATTCAAAATGCAGATCAAATGCAAAGACTAATATTAAATACTTTCAATGGGAATAATGCTACATTAGGATTTGATAAGTATATGGATCAAGCGATAGGTTCTGCAGATTACATCAATATTAAAAAAATAGCAATGAATAATTTGATTACTTCTATTGTATCTCTTTCTGTTATATTTATTTCACTTTCGCTGATAACAGCTATTATAATTATTTATTTAATTACAGATATGTTTGTTGGAAGATATAAAAGATTTATGAGTTATATGAGAATTCAAGGATATTCTATGAAAGAAATTAATTCAATAATGCTATGAATCTTTTTACCTATAACTATTCTTGCAGTTGTAATAGGAATACTTACTATTTTAAGTCAAATATTCTTAATAATACCTAAAGTATTATTGTCTATAAATATAGCTGTTCCAATGATTATTGGTTGAGAAGTTATTCCAATTGTATTAGTATCAGGAGTTCTAATATTTTTATTAGGATATATTGTAGTTATGTTATCTATTAAACGTACTAAACTCTCATCTTTAATTGGAAATGAGTAG
- a CDS encoding amino acid permease, translated as MKQNKKMGFWTVLALTLTATIGSSVIISFSSVFGSVGSNPLLMIIAWVVGGLIILPETFLMVEPAISFKENGTNYSWLKRSNWKIMAFWFGWVLTLFVSASAIATSSLALSSITAALLKIDNIYFIKFFAIAILAVIGLTQIFIRNSSQVTQFVFLVIKSLPIILILILAVIFGTSDNLLNGKNMTQDLTKIYMSSLMLIPAITLTSFAYSGTEVPTYVAGEIDKPEKTIPKSILIGVAVVIVVYLVYIVAILSIAKNSSELEQSGISGFSAIPNWVKIMFNVLAILLFAGSINSFLLYQSRLVYKMAEEKDLHNVFLKTNKFSSQPYLSMLLLMLVAVFYIVFNQIIELLNYFALTVSLLKVLMITNVINLRKKDESYIKIYKPWVFWTFVVFGYLTCFLTLAGSIINLVSIVKVAGIVEIWKPLVMISIILLIFPVGYLKFYLQNKLANKSKEESENKIEEKKL; from the coding sequence ATGAAACAAAATAAAAAAATGGGTTTTTGAACGGTACTTGCTTTAACACTTACAGCAACTATTGGTTCAAGTGTAATAATATCGTTTTCAAGTGTTTTTGGCTCTGTAGGGAGTAATCCACTTCTTATGATTATTGCTTGAGTAGTAGGAGGATTAATAATTCTGCCTGAAACTTTTTTAATGGTTGAACCTGCAATTTCTTTTAAAGAGAATGGAACTAATTATAGTTGATTGAAAAGATCTAATTGAAAAATAATGGCCTTTTGATTTGGATGAGTTTTAACTCTTTTTGTATCTGCATCTGCTATAGCAACTAGTTCTTTAGCATTATCTAGTATAACAGCAGCTCTTTTAAAAATTGATAATATATATTTTATAAAGTTTTTTGCTATAGCAATATTAGCTGTGATTGGTTTAACACAAATATTTATAAGAAATAGCTCACAAGTCACACAGTTTGTCTTTTTAGTTATTAAAAGTTTGCCAATTATTTTAATTCTTATCTTAGCAGTTATATTTGGAACTAGTGATAATTTATTAAATGGAAAAAATATGACTCAAGATTTAACAAAAATTTATATGTCATCATTAATGCTAATTCCAGCTATAACTTTAACTTCATTTGCATATTCAGGAACAGAGGTTCCTACGTATGTAGCAGGAGAAATTGATAAGCCAGAAAAAACAATTCCAAAATCAATTTTAATAGGAGTAGCAGTTGTTATTGTAGTTTATCTAGTTTATATTGTTGCAATTCTTTCAATTGCAAAAAACTCTAGTGAATTAGAACAAAGTGGAATTAGTGGATTTAGTGCAATTCCAAATTGGGTTAAAATCATGTTTAATGTTCTTGCAATACTACTTTTTGCAGGATCTATAAATTCATTTTTACTATATCAATCAAGATTAGTATATAAAATGGCAGAAGAAAAGGACTTACATAATGTCTTTTTAAAAACTAATAAATTTTCTAGTCAACCTTATTTATCAATGTTATTACTTATGTTAGTTGCAGTATTTTATATTGTATTTAATCAAATAATAGAATTGCTAAATTATTTTGCTCTTACAGTTAGTTTACTAAAAGTTTTAATGATTACAAATGTGATTAACTTAAGAAAAAAAGATGAAAGCTATATAAAAATTTATAAACCATGAGTTTTTTGAACTTTTGTAGTTTTTGGTTATTTGACATGTTTTTTAACATTAGCAGGTTCTATAATTAATCTTGTATCAATTGTAAAAGTTGCAGGAATAGTTGAAATTTGAAAACCTCTTGTTATGATTTCTATAATTTTATTAATTTTTCCAGTAGGTTATTTAAAATTTTATTTACAAAATAAACTTGCAAATAAATCAAAAGAAGAATCAGAAAATAAAATTGAAGAAAAAAAATTATAA
- the trxA gene encoding thioredoxin, with product MAVKVINTVEEFDEEIAKDITVVDFYAEWCGPCKMMAPIFDLTSEEEQSVNFVKVDTDKLPEIAQRYNIMSIPTLILFRRGQVSKQNSGFMSKEILKQFIK from the coding sequence ATGGCAGTAAAAGTTATTAATACAGTAGAAGAATTTGATGAAGAAATAGCAAAAGATATAACAGTTGTTGATTTTTATGCAGAATGATGTGGACCATGTAAAATGATGGCACCAATATTTGATTTAACTTCAGAAGAAGAACAATCAGTTAACTTTGTTAAAGTGGACACAGATAAATTACCAGAAATAGCACAAAGATATAACATTATGTCTATTCCAACTTTAATTTTGTTTAGAAGAGGCCAAGTTTCTAAACAAAATAGTGGATTTATGTCAAAAGAAATTTTAAAACAATTTATAAAATAA
- a CDS encoding HAD-IIB family hydrolase — MKLKENVLIFSDLDGTALASNHKFSEETKEIVRKVYKKNYYFIPVTARCTMDTFEQQSIYLELDKLKGIASANNGTHIYDFKENKWIRQEYISQETLKEVFDITFGKVGKYKAHFIGDDTYFVYGHGENSRYWSDIMGTEYKVVQNFKDIDKKINHITIILEKNPSDKSIEEFYKDFSSILNALDIIKYTDRVYELAIKDIHKGSVVKEVLNYLGLNESNTTTIGFGDNFNDFELATKVDIFVAMENGLQKLKNIATFTTKTNDENGVANFIEKNIL; from the coding sequence GTGAAATTAAAAGAAAATGTTCTTATTTTTTCAGACTTAGATGGAACTGCTTTGGCTAGCAATCATAAGTTTAGTGAGGAAACTAAAGAAATTGTAAGAAAAGTATATAAGAAAAATTACTATTTTATACCAGTAACAGCGAGATGCACAATGGATACATTTGAACAACAATCGATTTATTTAGAATTAGATAAATTAAAGGGTATTGCATCGGCTAATAATGGAACTCATATATATGATTTCAAAGAAAATAAGTGAATTAGACAAGAATATATCAGTCAAGAAACTTTAAAAGAAGTTTTTGATATTACTTTTGGAAAAGTAGGAAAATATAAAGCTCATTTTATTGGAGATGATACTTATTTTGTCTATGGACATGGTGAAAATTCAAGATATTGAAGTGATATCATGGGAACTGAATATAAAGTTGTTCAAAATTTTAAGGATATAGATAAAAAAATAAATCACATTACTATAATTCTTGAAAAAAATCCAAGTGATAAAAGTATTGAAGAATTTTATAAAGATTTTTCAAGTATCTTAAATGCACTTGATATAATTAAATATACAGATAGAGTTTATGAATTAGCAATTAAAGATATTCATAAAGGGTCTGTGGTTAAGGAAGTTTTAAATTATTTAGGATTAAATGAGTCAAATACAACAACAATTGGATTTGGAGATAATTTTAATGATTTTGAACTAGCTACAAAAGTCGATATTTTTGTAGCAATGGAAAATGGTTTGCAAAAACTAAAAAACATTGCAACATTTACAACTAAAACAAATGATGAAAATGGTGTTGCTAATTTTATTGAAAAAAATATATTATAA